A DNA window from Bacteroidales bacterium contains the following coding sequences:
- a CDS encoding DUF6150 family protein encodes MKATKILIIVIFISVFSGVNINAQKVFSCDYKSDADVKVYVTDYKSDADLVVYKCSYKSDASGNDGKWFFVKYKSDADKKVYFVDYKSDADIKIWFSDYKSDAGWRSSSKKHLMY; translated from the coding sequence ATGAAAGCAACTAAAATTTTAATTATCGTTATTTTTATTTCTGTTTTTTCGGGTGTAAATATTAATGCACAAAAAGTATTTTCTTGTGATTATAAAAGCGATGCTGACGTAAAAGTTTATGTAACCGACTACAAAAGTGATGCTGATTTAGTTGTTTATAAATGCAGTTATAAAAGTGATGCTTCGGGCAATGACGGAAAATGGTTTTTCGTAAAATACAAAAGTGATGCTGACAAAAAGGTATATTTTGTTGATTATAAGAGTGATGCAGATATAAAAATTTGGTTCAGCGATTATAAAAGTGATGCCGGTTGGAGAAGTTCATCGAAAAAACATTTGATGTATTAA
- a CDS encoding BatD family protein, translating into MKRILLYVFLFVFIASCEYEVSIESNSSGENISKPDTDKQEIKTDIKFTAEAEKIVEGGEVFQVTYSVNANVSNFSPPNFKNFDVLAGPFTSSSSSTQIINGKRSSKVSNSYIYNISAQTPGTYTISAAEVRVGGNTYKSNTLEIKVIGEAKQNKTNNSNNNKRQISNKDIFLSTEYSSTNVYKGEYIIATTKIYTIKDFQNVSEIKFPDYNGFWSEVLKAPRQLNFKNELINGKKYKSALLKQTLLFAQKPGNYTVSPYEIELQIKKKDGKTRDFFGKIVDNYKLINKKLSTGKQTITVKPLPQPVPDNFSGITGKNIKIEVNIDNNNIKTDESANLQISVSGNGNLYLLNELKLELPEGIKHFKPQVEKTEKYTEKGAYSEKQFNYIIVGNKTGTYSLPAFNFVYFDTKSETYKTVSGKEIKLNVEKGSGYISPEDLDKNKLSKDIRHIKTENPNFLKINSTFGGSFLYYLLFVILLSVFFIFLLIRKKYIAANSDIIKVKKKKAGKVSQKRLKTAYKFMNENNEQAFYKEILTGIWGYLSDKMSVNADSLTNESIQKLLKKRNVSDETISKMMNVIEICGYAQYGPSGDEGKPEKIYEDTAKIINDLEASL; encoded by the coding sequence ATGAAGAGAATATTGTTATATGTTTTTTTATTTGTCTTTATTGCATCTTGCGAATACGAAGTAAGCATTGAAAGCAATTCTTCCGGAGAAAATATTTCGAAACCCGATACTGATAAGCAAGAAATAAAAACTGATATAAAATTTACGGCAGAAGCAGAAAAGATAGTTGAAGGCGGTGAGGTTTTTCAAGTGACATATTCAGTAAATGCAAATGTAAGTAACTTCTCTCCGCCAAATTTTAAGAATTTTGATGTATTAGCCGGTCCTTTTACTTCATCGTCTTCCTCTACGCAAATAATAAACGGAAAGAGAAGCAGTAAGGTTTCAAATTCATATATTTATAATATCTCGGCACAAACCCCGGGAACATATACAATTTCGGCTGCTGAAGTTAGGGTAGGAGGAAATACCTATAAGTCAAATACACTTGAAATTAAGGTAATAGGTGAAGCAAAGCAGAATAAAACAAATAACTCAAATAATAATAAAAGGCAAATATCAAATAAAGATATTTTTTTAAGTACTGAATACAGCAGCACTAATGTTTACAAAGGAGAATATATAATAGCAACAACAAAAATTTACACAATAAAAGATTTTCAAAATGTATCCGAAATAAAATTCCCTGATTATAACGGGTTTTGGTCAGAAGTACTGAAAGCACCGCGACAATTAAATTTTAAAAATGAATTGATTAACGGAAAAAAATATAAATCGGCATTGTTGAAACAAACATTATTGTTTGCCCAAAAACCGGGTAATTATACTGTTTCTCCTTATGAAATTGAATTGCAAATTAAGAAAAAAGACGGAAAAACAAGAGATTTCTTCGGAAAAATTGTTGACAACTATAAGCTGATTAATAAAAAGTTAAGTACAGGAAAACAAACTATTACTGTAAAACCTTTGCCGCAACCAGTACCTGATAATTTTTCGGGAATTACCGGAAAAAATATCAAAATAGAAGTTAATATCGACAATAACAACATAAAAACCGATGAAAGTGCAAATTTACAAATATCTGTTTCAGGAAACGGAAATTTATATTTACTGAATGAACTGAAATTAGAACTACCCGAAGGAATTAAACATTTTAAACCGCAGGTTGAGAAAACAGAAAAATATACCGAAAAAGGAGCATATTCCGAAAAACAATTTAATTATATTATTGTCGGTAATAAAACAGGAACTTATTCATTGCCGGCATTTAATTTTGTATATTTCGATACGAAATCGGAAACTTATAAAACAGTTTCAGGAAAAGAAATTAAATTAAATGTTGAAAAAGGTTCAGGATACATTTCTCCGGAAGATTTAGATAAGAACAAATTAAGTAAAGATATAAGACATATTAAAACTGAGAATCCTAATTTTCTTAAAATTAATTCAACATTCGGCGGTTCGTTTTTGTATTACTTATTGTTTGTGATTTTATTATCTGTATTTTTTATCTTTTTACTTATACGAAAAAAATATATTGCTGCAAACAGCGATATTATTAAAGTAAAAAAGAAAAAAGCCGGTAAAGTTTCTCAAAAACGACTTAAAACAGCTTATAAATTTATGAATGAAAATAACGAACAAGCGTTCTATAAAGAAATTTTAACAGGTATTTGGGGATATTTAAGTGATAAAATGTCTGTAAATGCTGATTCATTAACTAATGAAAGCATTCAAAAACTTTTGAAAAAAAGAAATGTTTCTGATGAAACAATAAGCAAAATGATGAATGTTATAGAAATTTGCGGATATGCACAATACGGACCGTCAGGAGACGAAGGAAAACCTGAAAAAATATATGAAGATACAGCAAAAATTATTAACGATTTAGAAGCATCTTTATAA
- a CDS encoding BatD family protein has translation MKNLILVLFVSASFSLNAQVEFKASISKDAVITGEPFKLEYKINQNFDNFTLPDFEGIELISGPNTSMQQSINFTNGEMQKTTSVTYTYFLKATEPGIQTIQPAEVKINGEYFYSNSVDVIVVEGNYHNPKEDKGKNIKGTSRL, from the coding sequence ATGAAGAATTTAATTTTAGTATTGTTTGTAAGTGCAAGTTTTTCTTTAAATGCACAAGTAGAATTTAAAGCAAGTATTTCAAAAGATGCAGTAATAACAGGTGAACCTTTTAAATTAGAGTATAAGATTAATCAAAACTTTGACAACTTTACTTTACCTGACTTTGAAGGCATAGAACTTATTTCAGGTCCGAATACGTCAATGCAGCAAAGTATCAATTTCACAAACGGAGAAATGCAAAAAACAACTTCGGTTACTTATACTTATTTTTTAAAAGCAACAGAACCCGGCATACAAACTATTCAACCGGCAGAAGTTAAAATCAATGGCGAATATTTTTATTCAAATTCTGTTGATGTGATTGTTGTTGAAGGCAATTACCATAATCCGAAAGAAGACAAAGGTAAAAATATTAAAGGAACATCAAGGTTATAG
- a CDS encoding PAS domain-containing protein codes for MSEFINNIAVRREELIAFSVGIINGGKRKDYIKRYQTAIDNLTAEDVIFVTDKLIEKYNVEIVKENIGKILNIFYEPLKKLKRTEIEGNSFLYFLEKENREAEKILKNIKELLKKINKSPNALSETKEQLKSYFVKFQEFEKHYSKKENIFFSYFEKKYENHTCLKVMWAFHDEIRDSINKNIEILEGKKPDLKLLNKETGRFFFAVIPVIFREEHILHPFALELFSKKEFNEMLLQSFEIGFAFIKTPEKPDIIVKEEIQTTDYSKLGNLFADLETGILSHEQIKMMINHLPVDITFVDEDDTVRFFSNPKHRFFTRSKAIIGRTVQNCHPHESVHIVDEIVDSFKTGKKDKARFWIQMKGRFILIEYYALRNNKGEYKGTIEVSQDITELRQLKGEQRLLDWKK; via the coding sequence ATGTCTGAGTTTATTAATAATATTGCTGTAAGAAGAGAAGAATTAATTGCTTTTTCAGTAGGAATAATTAACGGCGGAAAACGAAAAGATTACATAAAACGCTATCAAACAGCAATTGATAATTTAACAGCCGAAGATGTTATTTTTGTTACCGATAAGTTAATTGAAAAATACAATGTTGAAATTGTAAAGGAAAACATCGGTAAAATTTTGAATATTTTTTATGAACCCCTTAAAAAATTGAAAAGAACTGAAATTGAAGGAAACAGCTTTTTATATTTTCTTGAAAAGGAAAACAGAGAAGCCGAAAAGATTTTAAAAAATATTAAAGAACTTCTGAAAAAGATAAATAAAAGCCCGAATGCTTTATCTGAAACAAAAGAACAACTAAAATCATATTTTGTTAAATTTCAGGAATTTGAGAAGCATTACTCTAAAAAAGAAAATATATTTTTCTCGTATTTTGAAAAAAAATACGAAAACCATACTTGTCTAAAAGTAATGTGGGCTTTCCATGATGAAATTCGTGACAGCATAAATAAAAATATTGAAATATTAGAAGGCAAAAAACCTGATTTGAAATTGCTAAACAAAGAAACCGGAAGATTTTTCTTTGCGGTTATTCCTGTTATTTTCAGAGAAGAACATATTTTGCATCCCTTTGCTCTTGAACTTTTCAGCAAAAAAGAATTTAACGAAATGCTGTTGCAAAGTTTTGAAATTGGTTTTGCATTTATAAAAACTCCCGAAAAACCTGATATTATAGTTAAAGAAGAAATACAAACAACTGATTATTCAAAATTAGGAAATCTTTTTGCCGATTTAGAGACAGGAATATTAAGTCATGAGCAAATAAAAATGATGATTAATCATTTGCCGGTTGATATTACTTTTGTTGATGAGGATGATACTGTTCGTTTTTTTTCAAATCCGAAACATCGTTTTTTTACACGTTCAAAAGCAATAATCGGCAGAACGGTTCAAAATTGTCATCCGCACGAAAGTGTTCATATTGTTGATGAAATTGTTGATTCTTTTAAAACCGGAAAAAAAGATAAAGCAAGATTTTGGATTCAAATGAAAGGACGATTTATTTTAATCGAATATTATGCACTAAGAAATAATAAAGGAGAATACAAAGGTACAATTGAAGTAAGTCAGGATATTACCGAATTAAGACAGCTGAAAGGAGAACAACGTTTATTAGATTGGAAGAAATAG
- a CDS encoding acyloxyacyl hydrolase: protein MKKTSKHIIKILVITFLLFPKASFSQNTFFNDSHIRINYLHGFLLPEYGFVSYLTNNNITAFEFDVYKELYGNKLWQRVYKYPSIGISFIHTSLGNDDVFGNATAVNPYIRFNLLNKQKIKIEYNLGVGLTYVSKKFDFDSNYKNIAVGSHFNIWLNTELTASYLIYKNISLTAGTVFNHLSNANLEEPNIGLNLWDFMLGIDAQIGKSTEKNVEPVPVFKDKNQFAFILAGANKHTRRFAEKTYFAASLSFEYKRILGHKVSLGSGADLFYDSSVPDEMFKEEITNIKDLYKYKTGIHFSQELLIGKLSLGIQEGFYILLTDKLNHHKMYNRGIIRYKISDHFFVNMAMKSNIVVLDVMEIGLGYYWN from the coding sequence GTGAAAAAGACCTCAAAACATATTATAAAAATTCTGGTAATAACTTTTTTGCTGTTTCCAAAAGCAAGTTTTTCTCAAAATACTTTTTTTAACGATTCTCATATCCGAATTAATTATTTGCATGGTTTCTTATTGCCTGAATACGGCTTTGTTTCTTATTTAACAAATAACAATATAACTGCCTTTGAATTTGATGTTTACAAAGAACTTTACGGTAATAAACTTTGGCAAAGAGTTTATAAATATCCTTCAATAGGAATATCTTTTATACACACAAGTTTGGGAAATGATGATGTTTTCGGAAATGCAACTGCCGTAAATCCTTACATCAGATTTAATCTGTTAAATAAGCAAAAAATTAAAATTGAATATAATTTAGGCGTAGGATTAACTTATGTAAGTAAAAAGTTTGATTTTGATTCAAATTATAAAAATATTGCAGTCGGTTCGCATTTTAATATTTGGCTTAATACCGAACTTACTGCTTCATACTTAATTTATAAAAATATTTCATTGACGGCGGGAACGGTTTTTAATCATCTTTCAAATGCAAATTTGGAAGAACCCAATATTGGTCTTAATTTGTGGGATTTTATGCTGGGAATTGATGCTCAGATAGGAAAATCAACTGAGAAAAATGTTGAGCCGGTGCCTGTTTTTAAAGATAAAAACCAATTTGCATTTATTCTTGCCGGAGCAAATAAACATACACGCCGTTTTGCAGAAAAAACATATTTTGCCGCTTCCTTATCTTTCGAATATAAACGAATTTTAGGGCATAAAGTAAGTTTAGGAAGCGGTGCAGATTTATTCTATGATTCTTCCGTACCCGATGAAATGTTTAAAGAAGAAATTACGAATATTAAAGATTTATATAAATACAAAACCGGAATCCATTTTTCGCAAGAATTATTAATCGGGAAACTATCATTAGGAATTCAAGAAGGTTTCTATATTTTGCTGACCGATAAATTAAATCATCACAAAATGTATAACAGAGGAATTATCAGATATAAAATTTCAGATCATTTCTTTGTTAATATGGCAATGAAATCAAATATCGTAGTTTTGGATGTTATGGAAATAGGACTGGGTTATTATTGGAATTAA
- a CDS encoding phosphotransferase, which produces MQKNSIQNIKDLFNNTFNELPTSVKKLPISGSSRLYYRIKSKERSVIATYNTDKKENIAFINMSEVFLKNGINVPKIYAKELNNHIYLQEDLGDVSLFDFSQKLRKGDIFPEEVINLYKKSIKQLTELQINGSKNLDFSICYPRAAFDKQSIMWDLNYFKYNFLKFSDVKFDEQLLEDDFNKLTEYLLTGDTSFFLYRDFKSLNIMIKDNDVYFIDYQGGRKGALQYDIASMLYEAKADIPKGVKTELLNYYIDCVEKLIKIDRKKFKELYRAYILIRILQAMGTYGYRGLFEKKQHYIDSIPPRLKSLKKIIKTVEILNNLPELKRVLTELTVSEKLNNIKQNDKLKVTVKSFSYKRGIPYDNTGNGGGHVFDCRFIDNPGRIEKYKKLCGKDKKLVDFLENLQETHNFFKAVKQIVSASVKNYQSRSFKNLAINFGCTGGQHRSVYFAEKTALFLKENFNINVEIIHTEGF; this is translated from the coding sequence ATGCAGAAGAACTCAATACAAAATATTAAAGATTTATTTAATAATACATTTAATGAGCTGCCGACATCTGTCAAAAAATTACCGATTTCAGGTTCTTCAAGATTGTACTACAGAATAAAAAGTAAAGAACGTTCGGTAATTGCAACATACAATACCGACAAAAAAGAGAACATTGCCTTCATAAATATGTCAGAAGTATTTTTGAAAAACGGCATTAATGTTCCGAAGATATATGCAAAAGAACTTAATAATCACATCTATTTACAAGAAGATTTGGGAGATGTATCTTTATTTGATTTTTCACAAAAGTTAAGAAAAGGAGATATTTTTCCTGAAGAAGTAATTAATCTGTACAAAAAATCGATAAAACAACTTACCGAACTTCAAATTAACGGAAGTAAGAATTTAGATTTTTCGATTTGCTATCCTCGTGCTGCTTTTGATAAGCAATCAATAATGTGGGATTTAAACTATTTTAAATATAATTTCCTCAAATTTTCGGATGTTAAATTTGACGAGCAATTATTGGAAGATGATTTTAATAAATTAACAGAGTATTTATTGACCGGCGACACAAGTTTTTTTCTATACCGTGATTTTAAGTCATTAAATATAATGATTAAGGACAATGACGTTTATTTTATTGATTATCAGGGAGGTAGAAAGGGTGCTTTGCAATATGATATTGCTTCGATGTTGTATGAAGCAAAAGCTGATATTCCGAAAGGTGTCAAAACTGAATTGTTGAACTATTATATTGATTGTGTTGAAAAATTAATTAAAATTGACCGAAAAAAATTCAAAGAACTATACCGAGCATATATTTTGATAAGAATATTGCAAGCAATGGGAACTTACGGTTACAGAGGTTTATTTGAAAAAAAACAACATTATATTGACAGCATTCCTCCGAGATTAAAAAGTTTAAAAAAAATTATTAAAACTGTTGAAATACTTAATAATTTACCTGAATTAAAACGAGTTTTAACAGAATTGACCGTTTCTGAAAAATTAAACAACATAAAACAAAATGACAAACTAAAAGTAACTGTAAAAAGTTTTTCATACAAAAGAGGAATCCCTTATGATAATACCGGCAACGGCGGCGGACATGTTTTTGACTGCAGGTTTATTGATAATCCTGGCAGAATTGAAAAATACAAAAAACTTTGCGGAAAAGATAAAAAGCTTGTTGACTTTTTAGAAAATTTGCAGGAAACTCATAACTTCTTTAAAGCTGTAAAGCAAATTGTTTCTGCTTCGGTAAAAAACTACCAATCAAGAAGTTTCAAAAATTTAGCAATTAATTTCGGATGTACCGGAGGGCAACATCGTTCTGTTTATTTTGCTGAGAAAACTGCTTTATTTTTAAAAGAAAATTTTAATATTAATGTTGAAATTATTCACACCGAAGGATTTTAA
- the pckA gene encoding phosphoenolpyruvate carboxykinase (ATP), whose amino-acid sequence MAKLDLSIYGINDVKEIFHNISYEELFKHETDDKLEGFEKGYLTNLDAVTVDTGIFTGRSPKDKYIVKEEENEGNIWWKNEHRPASDNKPISSEIWEDLKATSIKQLSGKKLYVQDGYAGANENTRLKVRFIVEVAWQAHFVKNMFIRPTESELENFEPDFVVFNSSKTSNPNWKAQGLNSDVYAAFNLKEKMAVIGGSWYGGEMKKGIFSVMNYYLPLKGIAAMHCSANVGKDGNTAIFFGLSGTGKTTLSADPDRALIGDDEHGWDDDGIFNFEGGCYAKTIDLDPEKEPDIYKAIKRDALLENVGFDKNGVIDFADTSKTKNTRVSYPIYHIDNIVKPVSKAGHAKKVIFLTADAFGVLPPVSKLTPDQVKYHFISGYTAKVAGTERGITEPVPSFSACFGAAFLLLDPTKYAEELIRKMEMNGATGYLVNTGWIGGAYGTGKRIDLPSTRAIINAILDGSLDNAEFENLPIFNLAIPKAINNVDNKLLNPRNLWRDAKDWDAAAMDLGQRFIDNFEFFTDSEDAKKLVAAGPQI is encoded by the coding sequence ATGGCAAAATTAGATTTGAGTATATACGGAATCAATGATGTAAAAGAAATTTTCCACAATATTTCGTATGAAGAGTTATTTAAACATGAAACAGATGATAAGTTGGAAGGATTTGAAAAAGGTTATCTAACTAACCTAGATGCTGTTACGGTTGATACCGGGATTTTTACGGGTCGTTCTCCAAAAGATAAATATATTGTAAAAGAAGAAGAAAATGAAGGTAATATTTGGTGGAAAAATGAACACAGACCTGCTTCCGACAATAAACCTATTTCTTCTGAAATTTGGGAAGATTTAAAAGCTACCAGCATCAAACAATTATCAGGAAAAAAATTATATGTTCAAGACGGATATGCCGGAGCTAACGAAAACACAAGATTAAAAGTAAGATTCATTGTTGAAGTTGCATGGCAAGCACATTTTGTAAAAAATATGTTTATACGCCCTACAGAATCGGAACTTGAAAATTTTGAACCTGACTTTGTTGTCTTTAACTCATCAAAAACCTCAAATCCTAACTGGAAAGCACAAGGTCTTAACAGTGATGTATATGCAGCTTTTAACTTAAAAGAAAAAATGGCTGTAATCGGCGGAAGCTGGTACGGCGGTGAAATGAAAAAAGGAATTTTTTCTGTTATGAATTATTATCTTCCTCTTAAAGGAATTGCAGCAATGCACTGCTCTGCAAATGTCGGGAAAGACGGAAATACTGCTATTTTCTTCGGGCTTTCCGGAACAGGTAAAACAACTTTATCGGCAGACCCAGACAGAGCTTTAATCGGTGATGACGAGCACGGTTGGGATGATGACGGAATTTTTAACTTTGAAGGCGGTTGCTATGCAAAAACTATTGATTTAGATCCGGAAAAAGAACCTGATATCTATAAAGCCATTAAACGAGATGCTTTATTAGAAAATGTAGGTTTTGATAAAAACGGTGTAATTGATTTTGCAGATACTTCAAAAACTAAAAATACACGTGTTTCATACCCGATATATCATATTGATAATATTGTTAAACCTGTTTCAAAAGCAGGACATGCAAAAAAAGTTATTTTCTTAACTGCAGATGCATTCGGTGTATTACCTCCTGTATCTAAATTAACACCTGACCAAGTTAAATATCATTTTATAAGCGGATATACTGCTAAAGTTGCCGGTACTGAAAGAGGTATTACAGAACCTGTTCCTTCATTTTCTGCTTGTTTTGGTGCTGCTTTCTTATTGCTTGACCCTACAAAATATGCAGAAGAATTAATCAGAAAAATGGAAATGAACGGAGCAACCGGTTACCTCGTAAATACCGGATGGATAGGCGGTGCATACGGAACAGGAAAACGAATTGACCTTCCGTCAACTCGTGCAATTATTAATGCGATTCTTGACGGCTCATTAGATAATGCAGAATTTGAAAATCTGCCTATATTCAATTTGGCAATTCCGAAAGCAATAAATAATGTTGACAACAAATTGCTTAACCCCAGAAATTTATGGAGAGATGCAAAAGACTGGGATGCAGCAGCAATGGATTTGGGACAACGATTTATTGATAATTTTGAATTCTTTACAGATAGTGAAGACGCAAAAAAGTTAGTTGCAGCAGGTCCACAAATATAA
- a CDS encoding DUF2807 domain-containing protein — translation MKCFLYILLIISLLFSCRKADDCLSNAGKEIVVESSLNEFDTLFVNDIFTIYLIQDTFNQIRIEGYENFVNSTTFEVKDNSLFLQNEHKCKFSKPNKKDIFVFITINEISRIRLNEASKVISETELNNDSEIGLIINSKYNEADLNLNCKTFYYWNTHLNGGKINLKGKVENLRLWNTSLGSVDASNLSAKNVLVDTDSKADCKVVANSKLDCTIKGQGNVYYSGNPDIIILNDTVSTGKLIYSEKKD, via the coding sequence ATGAAATGTTTTTTGTACATATTGCTCATAATCAGCTTGTTATTTTCTTGCAGGAAAGCAGATGATTGCTTAAGCAATGCAGGAAAAGAAATTGTTGTTGAAAGTTCTCTTAATGAGTTTGATACATTATTCGTAAATGACATTTTTACAATTTATTTAATACAAGATACATTTAATCAAATTCGAATTGAAGGCTATGAAAATTTTGTAAACTCAACAACTTTTGAAGTTAAAGATAATTCGTTGTTTTTGCAAAATGAACATAAATGTAAATTCTCAAAACCGAATAAGAAAGATATTTTTGTTTTTATTACGATTAACGAAATAAGCAGAATTCGTTTAAATGAGGCATCAAAAGTTATATCTGAAACAGAACTTAATAACGACAGTGAAATCGGGCTGATAATAAATTCAAAATATAACGAAGCTGATTTGAATTTAAATTGCAAAACATTTTATTATTGGAATACACATTTAAACGGAGGAAAAATAAATTTAAAAGGCAAGGTTGAGAACTTAAGATTATGGAACACAAGTTTAGGAAGTGTAGATGCAAGCAATCTTTCGGCAAAAAATGTTCTGGTTGATACTGATTCAAAAGCAGATTGTAAAGTTGTCGCAAACAGTAAATTAGATTGTACAATCAAAGGACAAGGAAATGTTTATTATTCCGGAAATCCCGATATAATTATTTTGAATGATACTGTTTCAACAGGTAAGTTAATTTATTCCGAAAAAAAGGATTAA
- a CDS encoding T9SS type A sorting domain-containing protein, whose product MNKLFTFLFAVLVSANIIAQTNVSGNQSGTWTAANSPYNVTGEITVLAGEVLTIEPGVEVNFQGYYKFNIFGNLQAIGTETDSIFFTTDNQATGWGGIRVDVADINDVINLTYCRIEYGKSAATDYPDIHGGGLALFSSDAVISHCVFADNDATGNDNGMGGAIYAINTGNLSGVSATSISDTKFIRNHCYGEGGAIKFTSDGNTEITNCEFIGNDCLYGGGAISFYSVVGTKMIRCLFADNYTMYSNGGAVHMLGFSNTLFFKNCTITGNQAVTGDGGGVYIVNGVIDFVNCIAYNNSAMYGGTQGDNIYVTPDGSTATINYCNLIMPEYGSSGANNINVNPLFVDANNGNFHLQEISECIDAGTDIGFSYEGDAPDMGCFEYGVPNNVNKNDIYDFIVYPNPAKDYFTIQNIKNAEYLLLFDISGKVILSRGLFKMNKVRINTSDFKRGIYFINIFLENNKIESNKIVLSK is encoded by the coding sequence ATGAATAAACTATTTACTTTTTTATTTGCGGTTTTAGTTTCCGCAAATATTATCGCACAAACAAATGTAAGCGGAAATCAATCGGGAACATGGACAGCAGCAAATTCACCTTACAATGTTACGGGAGAAATAACAGTACTTGCAGGTGAAGTTTTAACAATTGAACCCGGTGTTGAAGTTAATTTTCAAGGATATTATAAGTTTAATATATTCGGGAACTTGCAAGCAATAGGAACCGAAACAGACAGTATATTTTTTACGACGGATAATCAAGCAACAGGCTGGGGAGGAATTAGAGTTGATGTTGCAGATATTAATGACGTTATAAATTTAACTTATTGCAGAATTGAATACGGTAAAAGTGCTGCAACAGATTATCCTGATATTCACGGCGGCGGTTTAGCTTTGTTTAGCTCAGATGCAGTAATTTCTCATTGTGTTTTTGCCGATAATGATGCAACAGGCAATGATAACGGAATGGGAGGTGCAATATATGCGATTAATACCGGAAATCTCAGCGGAGTTTCTGCTACTTCAATCAGCGATACAAAATTTATAAGAAACCATTGCTACGGAGAAGGCGGAGCAATTAAATTTACTTCTGACGGAAATACCGAAATAACAAATTGCGAATTTATCGGAAATGATTGTCTTTACGGCGGCGGAGCAATTTCATTTTATTCTGTTGTAGGCACAAAAATGATTAGATGTCTTTTTGCCGACAACTATACAATGTATTCAAACGGCGGAGCAGTTCATATGCTTGGTTTTAGCAACACTTTATTTTTTAAAAATTGTACAATTACCGGAAATCAGGCTGTAACCGGTGACGGCGGCGGTGTTTATATCGTTAACGGAGTTATTGATTTTGTAAATTGTATTGCATACAATAATTCTGCGATGTACGGAGGAACACAAGGAGATAATATATATGTAACTCCTGACGGTTCAACAGCAACAATAAATTACTGTAACTTAATAATGCCGGAATACGGAAGCTCCGGAGCAAATAATATTAATGTTAATCCTTTATTTGTTGATGCAAATAACGGAAACTTTCATCTTCAAGAAATTTCTGAATGTATTGATGCCGGTACTGATATTGGTTTTTCGTATGAAGGAGATGCTCCGGATATGGGTTGTTTTGAATACGGTGTTCCGAATAATGTAAATAAAAACGATATCTATGATTTTATTGTTTATCCAAACCCGGCAAAAGACTATTTTACAATTCAAAATATAAAAAATGCAGAATACCTATTGCTTTTTGATATTTCCGGTAAAGTTATTTTAAGCCGAGGATTGTTTAAAATGAATAAAGTAAGAATTAACACTTCCGATTTTAAAAGAGGTATTTATTTTATAAATATATTTTTAGAAAACAATAAAATAGAAAGCAATAAAATAGTTTTATCAAAATAG